The following coding sequences lie in one Streptococcus suis genomic window:
- a CDS encoding plasmid recombination protein produces MPYAILRFQKRKAGGVAACERHNERKKEAYKSNPDIDMERSKNNYHLIAPPKYTYKKEINRMVAEAGCRTRKDSVMMVETLITASPEFMNQLPPEEQKAYFQTALDFISERVGKQNILSAVVHMDERTPHMHLCFVPITPDNKLSAKAILGNQKSLSEWQTAYHERMSSRWNQLERGQSSMETKRKHVPTWLYKLGGRLDKQYEEIVSALSDINAFNAGKKRDKALDLLSAWLPDVEKFSKEIGKQQAYIDSLKERIGQESDYAGRMRDEKYEQELKVQKANQKIFELQRTNEQMGRLLSKIPPEVLEELQKNHRSRAKER; encoded by the coding sequence ATGCCTTATGCAATCCTGCGTTTCCAGAAACGAAAAGCGGGCGGCGTTGCGGCTTGTGAACGCCACAACGAGCGGAAGAAAGAAGCCTACAAAAGCAACCCAGATATAGATATGGAACGCTCTAAAAACAATTACCATCTCATAGCACCACCAAAGTACACCTACAAGAAAGAGATTAACCGCATGGTAGCCGAAGCGGGGTGCAGGACAAGGAAAGACAGCGTGATGATGGTGGAAACGCTCATCACAGCTTCACCAGAATTTATGAACCAGTTACCGCCCGAAGAACAAAAAGCGTATTTCCAGACGGCTCTTGACTTCATTTCGGAGCGTGTTGGAAAGCAGAATATCCTCTCCGCTGTCGTCCATATGGACGAGAGAACGCCCCATATGCACCTCTGCTTTGTGCCGATTACGCCAGACAATAAGCTGTCAGCGAAAGCTATCTTAGGCAACCAGAAATCATTATCCGAGTGGCAGACCGCCTACCATGAGCGGATGTCCTCACGGTGGAATCAGCTTGAACGGGGGCAGTCCTCAATGGAAACCAAGCGGAAACACGTCCCCACATGGCTCTATAAATTAGGCGGCAGGCTTGATAAACAGTATGAAGAAATCGTGTCTGCCCTATCCGACATCAACGCCTTTAACGCAGGGAAGAAAAGGGATAAAGCGTTAGATTTACTCTCTGCATGGCTGCCAGACGTGGAGAAATTCTCTAAGGAAATCGGGAAACAGCAGGCGTATATCGACAGTTTGAAAGAGAGAATTGGGCAGGAATCAGACTATGCGGGGCGTATGCGTGATGAAAAGTACGAGCAGGAACTAAAGGTGCAGAAAGCGAATCAGAAGATATTTGAATTGCAGAGAACCAACGAGCAGATGGGGCGGCTGCTGTCAAAAATACCGCCCGAAGTGTTGGAAGAATTGCAGAAAAATCATAGAAGCAGAGCGAAAGAAAGGTAG
- a CDS encoding chromosome partitioning protein ParB, whose amino-acid sequence MKKQDFKVLKTKDLYPFPDNPFHVAEDETLSELAESIKEFGIVTPIITRPKEDGDGYEVIAGQRRVRASELAGINTVPAFVLPLDRDRAIITLVDSNLQRENILPSERAFAYKMKSEAMKRQGFRTDLTSSQVVTKLRTDDKVAQGFGVGRMTVQRFIRLTELIPPILQMVDEGKIALTPAVELSFLKKDEQENLFATMESEEATPSLSQAQRMKQLSQSGRLDMDTIFAIMTEEKGNQKETLKINTSKLKKYFPKNTTPKQMEETIIKLLERELQRKRNRDSR is encoded by the coding sequence ATGAAGAAACAGGATTTTAAGGTGTTAAAGACCAAAGACTTGTACCCGTTCCCCGACAATCCGTTTCATGTGGCAGAAGATGAAACACTGTCAGAGTTAGCGGAAAGCATCAAGGAATTTGGCATTGTCACGCCGATAATCACACGCCCGAAAGAGGACGGGGACGGTTATGAAGTGATTGCAGGACAGCGGCGTGTCCGTGCTTCTGAACTTGCAGGGATAAATACCGTGCCTGCGTTTGTCCTGCCCTTAGACCGTGACCGAGCCATCATCACCCTTGTAGACAGCAATTTGCAGCGTGAGAATATCCTGCCATCGGAGCGGGCGTTTGCTTACAAGATGAAATCCGAAGCCATGAAGCGGCAGGGTTTCCGCACAGACTTAACCTCGTCACAAGTTGTGACGAAGTTGCGGACGGACGACAAGGTGGCACAGGGCTTCGGCGTGGGCAGGATGACCGTGCAGCGTTTTATCCGCCTGACGGAACTGATACCGCCGATTTTGCAGATGGTGGACGAGGGGAAAATCGCCCTCACGCCTGCGGTGGAACTGTCCTTCTTGAAGAAAGACGAGCAGGAAAACCTCTTTGCCACGATGGAGAGCGAAGAAGCAACGCCCTCACTCTCACAGGCACAGCGGATGAAACAGTTAAGCCAGAGCGGGCGGCTTGACATGGATACGATATTTGCGATTATGACGGAGGAAAAGGGCAACCAGAAAGAAACCTTGAAAATCAACACAAGCAAGCTGAAAAAATACTTTCCGAAGAACACAACGCCGAAGCAGATGGAGGAAACCATCATCAAACTTTTGGAGCGTGAGTTGCAGAGGAAACGCAACCGTGACAGCCGCTAA
- a CDS encoding stage II sporulation protein R has product MVSDWQGGDISKLFPALSGKEDLSMGEDKKADKKRKRIVPKAPVQMIISREYVGTQTVTEAFVPIISEDIRKKIAEGDTFDNEGLSA; this is encoded by the coding sequence ATGGTATCTGATTGGCAGGGCGGGGACATTTCCAAACTCTTCCCTGCCCTGTCTGGAAAGGAAGATTTAAGTATGGGCGAGGATAAGAAAGCAGATAAAAAGAGAAAGCGTATCGTGCCAAAAGCACCAGTGCAGATGATAATCAGCCGTGAATATGTCGGCACACAGACCGTTACAGAAGCGTTTGTCCCGATTATCTCCGAGGATATTCGGAAGAAGATTGCCGAGGGCGACACCTTCGACAATGAGGGGCTGTCCGCTTAG
- a CDS encoding topoisomerase, with protein sequence MPTKRSGPLVGKCPKCGNNIVLKKSFYGCSNYPECTFTLAEHFRKKKLTKTNVKELLEGKETLVKGIKTKDRKSYNAVVKIGEKGYIDFISFSK encoded by the coding sequence ATTCCCACTAAGCGCTCGGGACCCCTTGTAGGAAAATGTCCTAAGTGTGGCAACAATATTGTATTAAAAAAATCGTTTTATGGTTGTTCAAATTATCCTGAATGTACCTTCACTTTAGCTGAACATTTTAGAAAGAAAAAACTCACCAAAACAAATGTAAAAGAATTACTAGAGGGAAAAGAAACCCTGGTAAAAGGAATCAAAACGAAAGATAGAAAGTCCTACAATGCCGTTGTAAAAATCGGAGAAAAGGGATATATTGATTTTATATCTTTCTCAAAATAA
- a CDS encoding 23S rRNA (adenine(2058)-N(6))-methyltransferase Erm(B), producing MNKNIKYSQNFLTSEKVLNQIIKQLNLKETDTVYEIGTGKGHLTTKLAKISKQVTSIELDSHLFNLSSEKLKLNTRVTLIHQDILQFQFPNKQRYKIVGNIPYHLSTQIIKKVVFESRASDIYLIVEEGFYKRTLDIHRTLGLLLHTQVSIQQLLKLPAECFHPKPKVNSVLIKLTRHTTDVPDKYWKLYTYFVSKWVNREYRQLFTKNQFHQAMKHAKVNNLSTVTYEQVLSIFNSYLLFNGRK from the coding sequence ATGAACAAAAATATAAAATATTCTCAAAACTTTTTAACGAGTGAAAAAGTACTCAACCAAATAATAAAACAATTGAATTTAAAAGAAACCGATACCGTTTACGAAATTGGAACAGGTAAAGGGCATTTAACGACGAAACTGGCTAAAATAAGTAAACAGGTAACGTCTATTGAATTAGATAGTCATCTATTCAACTTATCGTCAGAAAAATTAAAACTGAATACTCGTGTCACTTTAATTCACCAAGATATTCTACAGTTTCAATTCCCTAACAAACAGAGGTATAAAATTGTTGGGAATATTCCTTACCATTTAAGCACACAAATTATTAAAAAAGTGGTTTTTGAAAGCCGTGCGTCTGACATCTATCTGATTGTTGAAGAAGGATTCTACAAGCGTACCTTGGATATTCACCGAACACTAGGGTTGCTCTTGCACACTCAAGTCTCGATTCAGCAATTGCTTAAGCTGCCAGCGGAATGCTTTCATCCTAAACCAAAAGTAAACAGTGTCTTAATAAAACTTACCCGCCATACCACAGATGTTCCAGATAAATATTGGAAGCTATATACGTACTTTGTTTCAAAATGGGTCAATCGAGAATATCGTCAACTGTTTACTAAAAATCAGTTTCATCAAGCAATGAAACACGCCAAAGTAAACAATTTAAGTACCGTTACTTATGAGCAAGTATTGTCTATTTTTAATAGTTATCTATTATTTAACGGGAGGAAATAA
- a CDS encoding 23S rRNA methyltransferase attenuator leader peptide ErmL has protein sequence MLVFQMRYQMRYVDKTSTVLKQTKNSDYADK, from the coding sequence ATGTTGGTATTCCAAATGCGTTATCAAATGCGTTATGTAGATAAAACATCTACTGTTTTGAAACAGACTAAAAACAGTGATTACGCAGATAAATAA
- a CDS encoding peptide-binding protein, with translation MIVGNLGAQKEKRNDTPISAKKDIMGDKTVRVRADLHHIIKFCIIGIEVKLDAKNL, from the coding sequence GTGATTGTGGGAAATTTAGGCGCACAAAAAGAAAAACGAAATGATACACCAATCAGTGCAAAAAAAGATATAATGGGAGATAAGACGGTTCGTGTTCGTGCTGACTTGCACCATATCATAAAATTTTGTATAATAGGAATTGAAGTTAAATTAGATGCTAAAAATTTGTAA
- a CDS encoding recombinase → MDDGYSGTNFQRPSFQNMIKDIESGLINCVITKDLSRLGRNYLDCGLYLEVFFPEHNVRYIAVNDGVDTLNKSAMDITPFRNILNEMYAADISVKIKSAYRARFQQGKFMGTTAPYGYIKDPADHNHLLIDDKVAHVVKEIFDLALKGNGVAKICRHLNKQHILRPAAYAAERGETGFERHFEGNEDKRYIWSGNSVRSILRSPIYAGNLVGYKRIAANMKSKKRPSKLPEEWEVIPNTHEGIVTQEEFDIVQQLITSRRLPQNKGGFVNIFAGVIKCVDCGCALRAMNVHRRKRPEIIDCVQYSCNNYARNGRSECSAHNIEARDLFNAVLADINCFADMAVNDEKAVRAIEKRLTETDQSRAKALEKERKKLNKRLAELDRLFSSLYEDKVMERITERNFEMMSGKYQKEQLEIEARLKEVTETLNESYEKSRGIRDFLALIRNYQGLKELDATVINALIDKILVSEREKIADGTVKQEIKIYYKFIGFVDELHIIPTKRWAAMPAKNCTVCGVEYVPGSGASRYCPACAKKIRREKSNESKRRSREQKRIACMNCPQKMTD, encoded by the coding sequence GTGGACGATGGTTATTCTGGTACAAATTTCCAAAGACCAAGTTTCCAGAATATGATAAAAGACATTGAAAGCGGTCTGATAAACTGCGTGATTACGAAAGATTTATCCCGTCTGGGGAGAAACTATCTTGATTGTGGGTTATATCTGGAAGTTTTCTTCCCAGAGCATAACGTGAGGTATATAGCGGTCAATGACGGCGTAGATACCTTGAATAAATCTGCTATGGACATCACGCCTTTCCGCAACATTTTAAACGAAATGTATGCCGCTGACATATCTGTTAAGATAAAATCGGCATATCGGGCGAGGTTTCAACAGGGGAAATTCATGGGAACTACCGCCCCTTATGGCTATATCAAAGACCCTGCCGACCACAACCATCTGCTGATAGATGATAAAGTGGCACATGTTGTAAAAGAGATATTCGACCTTGCATTAAAAGGGAATGGAGTTGCCAAAATTTGCAGACATCTTAATAAACAGCATATCCTACGCCCTGCCGCTTATGCGGCGGAGCGTGGCGAAACAGGCTTTGAACGTCATTTTGAGGGGAACGAGGACAAACGCTATATTTGGAGTGGGAACAGCGTGAGGAGCATTTTAAGAAGCCCGATATATGCGGGAAATCTTGTAGGCTACAAACGGATTGCCGCCAATATGAAAAGCAAGAAACGCCCCTCTAAGCTGCCCGAAGAATGGGAAGTGATACCCAATACCCATGAGGGAATAGTCACGCAGGAGGAATTTGATATTGTCCAACAGCTTATTACAAGTCGTAGGCTTCCACAGAACAAGGGAGGATTTGTAAATATTTTTGCAGGCGTTATCAAGTGTGTGGACTGCGGATGTGCTCTGCGGGCAATGAACGTACACAGGAGGAAACGCCCAGAGATTATCGACTGTGTACAGTATTCATGTAATAATTATGCAAGAAACGGAAGAAGCGAGTGTAGTGCCCACAATATAGAAGCAAGGGATTTATTCAATGCCGTTCTTGCCGACATCAACTGTTTTGCGGATATGGCAGTGAATGATGAAAAGGCGGTCAGGGCCATAGAAAAGCGGCTCACGGAAACAGACCAGAGCAGGGCGAAAGCATTAGAGAAAGAACGTAAGAAGCTGAACAAACGCCTTGCGGAACTGGACAGGCTGTTTTCCTCTCTCTACGAGGATAAGGTCATGGAGCGTATTACCGAGCGGAATTTTGAGATGATGTCGGGGAAATACCAGAAAGAGCAGCTTGAAATTGAAGCAAGGCTGAAAGAGGTGACGGAAACTCTTAATGAAAGCTACGAGAAATCACGGGGAATCCGTGACTTCCTCGCCCTTATCCGAAATTATCAAGGCTTAAAAGAACTGGATGCAACAGTTATAAACGCACTCATAGACAAGATACTTGTTTCGGAGCGTGAGAAGATAGCAGACGGAACAGTGAAGCAGGAAATCAAGATTTACTATAAATTCATCGGCTTTGTCGATGAATTACATATCATACCTACAAAACGGTGGGCAGCAATGCCCGCTAAAAATTGTACGGTGTGCGGCGTTGAATATGTCCCGGGCTCTGGTGCATCAAGGTATTGTCCTGCTTGTGCCAAGAAGATACGGAGGGAGAAATCAAACGAGAGCAAACGCAGGAGCAGAGAACAGAAAAGGATAGCATGTATGAACTGTCCGCAAAAAATGACCGACTGA